The Halosimplex litoreum genome has a window encoding:
- a CDS encoding methyl-accepting chemotaxis protein codes for MRLSAKLILVFLVVSLIPTAVVGVTANQSMTDLSEQSQRASAASLEAQVTGELNNSVEARAEEIGNLLNERRADVKSLAGTAAVADYYAAKSGESSEARERSARQLGYVALQVRDAVESTTETLLAERYDGRAWSDLSADEQRAVEAAVERRIAGTAGNGTTDEGALADTFRPGYVGETGYATITDRNGSVVVHHEVGDGERLGNGVGGLSLVYDGIDRTVRSEERIREGDDWATETYTTTDTTEAGGPEETRVLSYTYYDRFDWVIAPSVFAHEFRQGGVADARSNIAASFESALWTQTMTVDGQDVQAYRSLRLTDADGREIVGVTRTDTGSVDVSENGTSYADASWFSRAKGARPGRVVVGEITMRNGDQRNMLATPVYHDGRLSGVLAAEFNYHHVTNITNSVTVAESGYLYIVNDRGELVSYPRESLLREKANLAQGALGDSLATIVNERMLQGEAGMATYGLGNDTDAAQRYIGFRPLDVGERTYTMVATVPESDVTDPAAALGAQLRAEADATRQTILLILGAVLVGVVVTGYGLARYFARPIEQVRDHAQRLARGQFDEELDVDAGNDEIGEMVTAFEEMHDNLSVAAAQADALADQEFDAPVLDEEVPGRLGTALTTMHENTEAFVADLDEARSEAEAAREEAEQLATDLQRQAGEAAEVLERAADGDLTARMDADRDSEAMRTIATEFNEMLAELEDTVVDIKRFSDEVAGVSEQVSRGSNEVSSASQEVAESIEGIAARAAEQTGSLEEVSGEMNDLSATVEEIASSSDEVAELSAEAAVDAREGTDLAEDSIDMMETIETQADATVDEMERLENEVNQIDEIVALIDDIAEQTNVLALNASIEAARAGEAGDGFAVVAEEVKQLAEETSEATDEIAGLIDGVESSTAETVDDMREMHEAVADGRETIDESLHTLEEIADRVEDANTGVQSINDATDEQAASAQEVVAMADDVADASRDTRSEAQEVASAAEQQTMTATQMAGTADELDDLADQLREQLDEFTVDDGSGVGADDDPALGDGDGSEPALDSGDGDDLNAAADDD; via the coding sequence ATGAGACTGAGTGCGAAACTCATCCTCGTCTTTCTGGTGGTTTCGCTGATACCGACGGCGGTGGTCGGGGTGACGGCGAACCAGTCGATGACGGACCTGAGCGAGCAGTCCCAGCGCGCGAGCGCGGCGTCGCTGGAGGCGCAGGTGACCGGCGAGCTGAACAACAGCGTCGAAGCCCGCGCCGAGGAGATCGGGAACCTCCTCAACGAGCGGCGGGCCGACGTGAAGTCGCTGGCCGGGACCGCCGCGGTCGCGGACTACTACGCCGCCAAGAGCGGCGAGTCGAGCGAGGCTCGCGAGCGCAGCGCGCGCCAGCTCGGCTACGTCGCGCTCCAGGTCCGCGACGCCGTCGAGAGCACGACCGAGACCCTCCTCGCCGAGCGCTACGACGGCCGGGCCTGGTCGGACCTGAGTGCCGACGAGCAGCGGGCCGTCGAGGCGGCCGTCGAACGTCGGATCGCCGGCACCGCCGGCAACGGGACGACCGACGAAGGCGCCCTCGCCGACACCTTCCGTCCCGGCTACGTCGGCGAGACCGGCTACGCGACGATCACCGACCGCAACGGGAGCGTCGTCGTCCACCACGAGGTCGGCGACGGGGAGCGTCTCGGCAACGGCGTCGGCGGGCTGTCGCTGGTCTACGACGGTATCGACCGGACGGTCCGCTCCGAGGAGCGGATCCGCGAGGGTGACGACTGGGCGACCGAGACGTACACGACCACGGACACGACGGAGGCGGGCGGCCCCGAGGAGACGCGGGTCCTCTCCTACACGTACTACGACCGGTTCGACTGGGTGATCGCGCCGAGCGTCTTCGCCCACGAGTTCCGCCAGGGCGGCGTCGCCGACGCCCGGTCGAACATCGCGGCCTCATTCGAGAGCGCGCTCTGGACCCAGACGATGACGGTCGACGGGCAGGACGTCCAGGCCTACCGGAGCCTGCGCCTCACCGACGCCGACGGTCGGGAGATCGTCGGCGTCACCCGCACCGACACGGGCTCCGTCGACGTCTCTGAGAACGGGACCTCCTACGCGGACGCGAGCTGGTTCTCCAGAGCGAAAGGCGCCCGGCCCGGTCGGGTCGTCGTCGGCGAGATCACGATGCGGAACGGGGACCAGCGCAACATGCTCGCGACGCCGGTGTACCACGACGGCCGCCTGTCTGGGGTCCTCGCCGCGGAGTTCAACTACCACCACGTCACCAACATCACCAACAGCGTCACGGTCGCCGAGTCGGGGTACCTCTACATCGTCAACGACCGAGGGGAACTCGTCAGCTATCCCCGCGAGTCGCTGCTGCGCGAGAAGGCCAACCTCGCGCAGGGCGCGCTCGGCGACTCGCTGGCGACGATCGTCAACGAGCGGATGCTTCAGGGCGAGGCCGGGATGGCGACCTACGGTCTCGGGAACGACACCGACGCCGCTCAGCGCTACATCGGCTTCCGCCCGCTCGACGTGGGCGAACGAACCTACACGATGGTCGCGACCGTCCCCGAATCCGACGTGACCGACCCCGCGGCCGCGCTCGGCGCGCAGCTCCGCGCGGAGGCCGACGCGACCCGCCAGACGATCCTGCTCATCCTCGGGGCCGTCCTCGTCGGCGTCGTCGTCACGGGCTACGGACTGGCGCGCTATTTCGCCAGACCGATCGAACAGGTCCGCGACCACGCCCAGCGGCTCGCCCGCGGGCAGTTCGACGAGGAACTCGACGTCGACGCCGGCAACGACGAGATCGGCGAGATGGTCACCGCGTTCGAGGAGATGCACGACAACCTCTCGGTGGCCGCCGCCCAGGCCGACGCGCTGGCCGACCAGGAGTTCGACGCGCCCGTCCTCGACGAAGAGGTGCCCGGTCGGCTGGGTACCGCGCTGACGACCATGCACGAGAACACCGAGGCGTTCGTCGCCGATCTCGACGAGGCCCGCAGCGAGGCCGAGGCCGCCCGCGAGGAGGCCGAACAACTCGCCACCGATCTGCAACGACAGGCCGGGGAGGCCGCGGAGGTGCTCGAACGCGCCGCCGACGGTGACCTGACCGCGCGGATGGACGCCGACCGTGATAGCGAGGCCATGCGAACCATCGCCACCGAGTTCAACGAGATGCTCGCCGAGCTGGAAGACACCGTCGTCGACATCAAACGATTCAGCGACGAGGTCGCCGGCGTCAGCGAGCAGGTCTCGCGCGGATCGAACGAAGTGTCCTCGGCCAGCCAGGAGGTCGCCGAGTCCATCGAAGGGATCGCCGCCCGGGCCGCCGAGCAGACCGGGAGCCTCGAAGAGGTCTCAGGGGAGATGAACGATCTGTCGGCGACCGTCGAGGAGATCGCCTCCTCCTCCGACGAGGTGGCCGAACTCTCCGCCGAGGCCGCCGTCGACGCCCGCGAGGGGACCGACCTCGCCGAGGACTCCATCGACATGATGGAGACCATCGAGACCCAGGCCGACGCGACCGTCGACGAGATGGAACGCCTGGAGAACGAGGTCAACCAGATCGACGAGATCGTCGCGCTCATCGACGACATCGCCGAGCAGACCAACGTCCTCGCCTTGAACGCCTCCATCGAGGCCGCCCGTGCCGGCGAAGCGGGCGACGGGTTCGCCGTCGTCGCCGAGGAGGTCAAACAGCTCGCCGAGGAGACGAGCGAGGCGACCGACGAGATCGCCGGCCTCATCGACGGCGTCGAGTCCTCCACCGCCGAGACCGTCGACGACATGCGCGAGATGCACGAAGCGGTCGCGGACGGACGCGAGACCATCGACGAGAGCCTGCACACTCTAGAGGAGATCGCCGACCGCGTCGAGGACGCCAACACCGGCGTTCAGTCCATCAACGACGCCACCGACGAGCAGGCCGCCTCCGCCCAGGAGGTCGTCGCGATGGCCGACGACGTGGCCGACGCGAGTCGCGATACCCGCTCGGAGGCTCAGGAAGTCGCCTCCGCCGCCGAACAGCAGACCATGACCGCCACGCAGATGGCCGGTACCGCCGACGAACTCGACGATCTCGCCGACCAGCTGCGCGAGCAGCTCGACGAGTTCACCGTCGACGACGGGAGCGGCGTCGGAGCGGACGACGACCCGGCGTTGGGCGACGGTGACGGGAGCGAGCCGGCACTGGATAGCGGCGACGGCGACGACCTGAACGCCGCGGCCGACGACGACTGA
- the leuD gene encoding 3-isopropylmalate dehydratase small subunit — MSGTEDIPSVDYVEGSGIPIRGNDIDTDQIIPARFMKVVTFDGLGEFAFFDLRFDDEDNEKDHPFNEERFGDANVMVVNNNFGCGSSREHAPQALMRWGIDAIIGEGFAEIFAGNCLALGIPTVTADHETINALQQWVDDNPDGEIEVDVRAETVTYGNNEISVSVDRAQREALVEGNWDTTALMKANRNAIEATAGSLPYLESAD, encoded by the coding sequence ATGAGCGGCACCGAGGACATCCCGTCGGTCGACTACGTGGAGGGGTCGGGTATCCCGATCCGCGGCAACGACATCGACACCGACCAGATCATCCCGGCGCGATTCATGAAGGTCGTCACCTTCGACGGCCTGGGCGAGTTCGCTTTCTTCGACCTGCGCTTCGACGACGAGGACAACGAGAAAGACCACCCGTTCAACGAGGAGCGCTTCGGGGACGCCAACGTCATGGTCGTCAACAACAACTTCGGTTGCGGCTCCTCCCGCGAGCACGCCCCGCAGGCGCTGATGCGCTGGGGCATCGACGCCATCATCGGCGAGGGATTCGCGGAGATCTTCGCGGGCAACTGTCTCGCGCTCGGCATTCCGACCGTGACCGCCGACCACGAGACGATCAACGCCCTGCAGCAGTGGGTCGACGACAACCCCGACGGCGAGATCGAGGTCGACGTGCGCGCCGAGACGGTCACGTACGGTAACAACGAGATCAGCGTCAGCGTCGACCGCGCCCAGCGCGAGGCGCTGGTCGAGGGCAACTGGGACACCACCGCGCTGATGAAGGCCAACCGGAACGCCATCGAGGCGACCGCCGGCTCGCTGCCGTACCTCGAATCGGCGGACTGA
- the leuC gene encoding 3-isopropylmalate dehydratase large subunit codes for MSQGTLYDKVWDRHKVTTLPNGQDQLFVGLHLIHEVTSPQAFGMLRERDIEVARPDLTLATVDHIVPTADQSRPYGDDAAENMMSELEENVRDAGIDFLDPTSGEQGIVHVVGPEQGLTQPGKTIVCGDSHTSTHGAFGALAFGIGTSQIRDVLATQTIAMEKQKVRKIQVDGELGEGVEAKDIILEIIRRLGTEGGVGYVYEYAGEAIEDLDMEGRMSICNMSIEGGARAGYVNPDETTFEWLEETDYFQENPEKFDELKPYWESISSDDDAEYDDVVRIDASELDPVVTWGTTPGQGIGIHDPIPAPEDLADDKVDTARRAQDHMRVEPGETMDGYDIDVAFLGSCTNARLPDLRRAARIVEGREVDDDVRAFVVPGSQRVQRQAEEEGLKDVFEAAGFDWRNAGCSMCLGMNEDQLEGDEACASSSNRNFVGRQGSKDGRTVLMNPRMVAAAAITGEVSDVRDLEEVAVQ; via the coding sequence ATGAGTCAGGGAACACTGTACGACAAGGTCTGGGATCGGCACAAAGTAACGACGCTGCCCAACGGACAGGACCAGTTGTTCGTCGGGCTGCACCTCATCCACGAGGTCACCAGCCCGCAGGCGTTCGGGATGCTCCGCGAACGGGACATCGAGGTCGCGCGCCCGGATCTGACGCTCGCGACGGTCGACCACATCGTCCCGACGGCCGACCAGTCGCGACCGTACGGCGACGACGCCGCGGAGAACATGATGTCCGAACTCGAGGAGAACGTCCGCGACGCGGGCATCGACTTCCTCGACCCGACCAGCGGCGAGCAGGGCATCGTCCACGTCGTCGGCCCGGAGCAGGGGCTCACTCAGCCCGGAAAGACGATCGTCTGTGGCGACTCCCACACCTCCACCCACGGCGCGTTCGGCGCGCTCGCGTTCGGGATCGGGACCTCCCAGATCCGCGACGTGCTGGCCACCCAGACCATCGCGATGGAGAAACAGAAGGTCCGGAAGATCCAGGTCGACGGCGAGCTCGGCGAGGGCGTCGAGGCCAAGGACATCATCCTGGAGATCATCCGCCGCCTGGGCACGGAAGGCGGCGTCGGCTACGTCTACGAGTACGCCGGCGAGGCCATCGAGGACCTCGACATGGAGGGCCGGATGTCGATCTGTAACATGTCCATCGAGGGCGGCGCCCGCGCGGGCTACGTCAACCCCGACGAGACCACCTTCGAGTGGCTGGAGGAGACGGACTACTTCCAGGAGAACCCCGAGAAGTTCGACGAACTCAAGCCGTACTGGGAGTCCATCAGCAGCGACGACGACGCCGAGTACGACGACGTGGTCCGCATCGACGCGAGCGAGCTGGACCCGGTCGTCACCTGGGGTACCACGCCCGGCCAGGGCATCGGCATCCACGACCCGATCCCGGCGCCGGAGGACCTGGCCGACGACAAGGTCGACACGGCTCGGCGCGCCCAGGACCACATGCGCGTCGAGCCCGGCGAGACGATGGACGGCTACGACATCGACGTGGCCTTCCTCGGCTCCTGCACGAACGCCCGCCTGCCGGACCTGCGCCGCGCGGCCCGCATCGTCGAGGGTCGCGAGGTCGACGACGACGTGCGCGCGTTCGTCGTCCCCGGCAGCCAGCGCGTCCAGCGGCAGGCCGAGGAAGAGGGCCTGAAGGACGTCTTCGAGGCGGCCGGCTTCGACTGGCGCAACGCCGGCTGTTCGATGTGTCTCGGCATGAACGAGGACCAGCTGGAGGGCGACGAGGCGTGTGCCTCTTCCTCCAATCGGAACTTCGTCGGCCGCCAGGGCTCCAAGGACGGTCGGACCGTTCTGATGAACCCGCGGATGGTCGCCGCGGCGGCGATCACCGGCGAAGTCTCTGACGTGCGCGACCTGGAGGAGGTGGCCGTCCAATGA